One stretch of Pseudomonadota bacterium DNA includes these proteins:
- a CDS encoding phosphate ABC transporter substrate-binding protein, which yields MKRILMVAVVPAVVGLFGFPSWADTRAKLVVTGSSTVAPLIAEIAKRFEQQNVGVRVDVQTGGSSRGIADAKTGVADIGMSSRSLKPEEAAELKEWDLAKDGICFLVHKDNPVRALTNDQIKAIYTGAIDTWKQVGGADRPLVAINRADGRAELEQFSAFFKLKPEEIKVDLIAGENQQGIKLVAGNPDALVYMSVGASEYDTARGVPIKLLPMNGIQASCKTVADGTFPLSRSLVLVTKPRPGNPLVRPFLDFALSAEVNDLILALSFVPVR from the coding sequence GTGAAGCGAATTCTGATGGTCGCGGTCGTACCTGCCGTCGTCGGCCTTTTCGGGTTCCCATCCTGGGCCGATACGCGTGCAAAACTGGTCGTCACCGGCTCCAGCACCGTCGCGCCGCTGATCGCCGAGATCGCCAAGCGTTTTGAGCAGCAGAACGTCGGGGTGCGGGTGGACGTGCAGACCGGCGGCTCTTCGCGCGGCATCGCGGACGCCAAGACCGGCGTCGCCGACATCGGCATGTCCTCGCGCAGCCTGAAGCCCGAGGAAGCCGCCGAACTGAAAGAGTGGGACCTGGCCAAAGACGGCATCTGTTTCCTCGTGCACAAAGACAATCCGGTGAGGGCGCTGACCAACGATCAGATCAAGGCCATTTACACCGGCGCTATCGACACCTGGAAGCAGGTCGGCGGCGCCGACCGTCCGCTGGTGGCGATCAACCGCGCCGATGGCCGCGCCGAGCTGGAGCAATTCTCGGCCTTCTTCAAGCTCAAGCCGGAGGAGATCAAGGTGGACCTGATCGCCGGCGAGAACCAGCAGGGGATCAAGCTGGTGGCCGGTAATCCCGACGCATTGGTTTACATGTCCGTCGGGGCCTCCGAATACGACACGGCTAGGGGCGTGCCGATCAAACTGCTGCCCATGAACGGCATCCAGGCGTCCTGCAAGACGGTCGCCGACGGCACGTTTCCGTTGTCGCGTTCCCTGGTGCTGGTGACGAAGCCGCGGCCGGGCAACCCTCTGGTGCGGCCGTTTCTGGATTTCGCGCTCTCGGCCGAGGTCAACGATCTGATCCTCGCGCTGTCGTTTGTCCCCGTCCGCTAG
- a CDS encoding metalloregulator ArsR/SmtB family transcription factor translates to MALKADLSERECANVLRALADETRLRILESLLVREKCVGDLVEQIGKQQPHMSHHLRILREAGLIEGIREGQRVCYRIAPGLQLRLKTSVTRPLTWGAAGSAFRWTSWRRACGRARTLAWGAEMSHPSPKIGRVYPQGGM, encoded by the coding sequence ATGGCCCTCAAAGCGGATCTCAGCGAGCGGGAATGCGCCAATGTCCTGCGGGCCCTGGCGGACGAGACGCGGCTGCGGATCCTGGAGTCCCTGCTCGTGCGCGAGAAGTGCGTAGGCGATTTGGTCGAGCAGATCGGCAAGCAGCAGCCGCACATGTCCCACCATCTGCGGATTCTGCGCGAGGCGGGCTTGATCGAGGGCATCCGCGAGGGCCAGCGGGTCTGCTACCGGATAGCTCCCGGCCTGCAATTGCGGCTCAAGACCTCCGTCACGAGGCCATTGACCTGGGGTGCTGCCGGATCAGCTTTCCGGTGGACTTCCTGGCGGCGCGCGTGCGGTCGGGCGAGGACCTTGGCATGGGGGGCTGAAATGAGCCACCCTTCTCCGAAGATCGGCCGGGTTTACCCGCAAGGAGGGATGTGA